Proteins from a genomic interval of Caldicellulosiruptor diazotrophicus:
- a CDS encoding SOS response-associated peptidase: MCGRYFLNLDDNIEEIKKILDEISQKYEGSPLLQKVKSGEIFPTEFAVSIVSKDFQRRAEILRWGLPLQNKKEVIINARAETILQKPLFSSIISNRCLIPAQGFFEWKKDGSKKQKFFIKPKDCSVFYMAGLYKRIELEGGMTVDSFVILTTEPAEEIKHIHNRMPVILKKEHEDLWLFEKGSTKALKSLFSVLLKPWEDGIEAVEVKNN, translated from the coding sequence GTGTGCGGGAGATACTTTTTGAATCTTGATGATAACATTGAAGAGATTAAAAAGATCTTAGATGAGATTTCTCAAAAATATGAAGGAAGTCCACTTTTACAGAAAGTGAAATCAGGTGAGATATTTCCTACAGAGTTTGCTGTATCAATTGTGTCAAAGGATTTTCAAAGAAGAGCTGAGATTTTAAGATGGGGATTGCCTCTTCAAAACAAGAAAGAGGTTATAATCAATGCAAGGGCTGAGACCATCTTGCAAAAGCCTCTGTTTTCCAGCATAATATCAAACAGGTGTCTGATTCCTGCTCAAGGCTTTTTTGAGTGGAAGAAAGATGGCAGCAAAAAACAAAAGTTTTTCATAAAACCCAAAGATTGCAGTGTCTTTTACATGGCAGGGCTTTACAAAAGAATTGAGCTTGAAGGTGGGATGACCGTAGACAGTTTTGTCATTCTCACAACAGAGCCAGCAGAAGAAATAAAGCATATTCACAACCGCATGCCTGTAATACTGAAAAAGGAGCATGAAGATTTGTGGCTTTTTGAAAAAGGAAGTACCAAAGCTCTAAAAAGCTTGTTTTCTGTGTTACTCAAGCCTTGGGAAGATGGTATTGAGGCAGTTGAGGTAAAAAATAATTAA
- a CDS encoding HAD-IIA family hydrolase: MRNSNVLKNIDLFLLDLDGTVYLGERVFEGAREFIKLLKENQKEFLFLTNNSSKNSEEYYLKLLNMGFEITRQNVFTSGQAMGIYINTIHKKEKPPRVYVVGTSSLKRELKSMGIFVVDSPNYNIDYLIVGFDTTLTYKKLLDACELIRRGVPFLATNPDLVCPLDGGRYIPDCGSICYLLEIATKKKPVFVGKPSSIMVDIISNLKKVDRKRIAMIGDRLYTDIKMAKDSGMVAILVLSGETKMEDVEASSLKPDLIYSSIMDLYYDMKLSFGG, translated from the coding sequence ATGAGGAATAGCAACGTTCTAAAAAACATAGACCTTTTCCTGCTTGACTTGGACGGCACAGTGTATCTTGGTGAGAGGGTATTTGAAGGTGCAAGAGAGTTTATTAAACTTTTAAAGGAAAATCAAAAAGAATTTCTTTTTCTGACAAACAATTCATCAAAAAATTCAGAAGAGTACTATTTAAAACTTTTGAACATGGGTTTTGAGATTACAAGACAAAACGTATTTACTTCTGGTCAGGCTATGGGAATTTATATCAACACAATCCACAAAAAAGAAAAACCACCAAGAGTATATGTTGTTGGCACATCATCTTTAAAAAGAGAGCTAAAGTCGATGGGCATCTTTGTTGTTGATAGTCCAAATTACAATATAGACTATCTTATTGTTGGATTTGATACTACCCTTACCTACAAAAAGCTTTTGGATGCATGTGAGCTTATAAGAAGAGGAGTTCCTTTTTTAGCAACAAACCCGGACCTTGTCTGTCCTTTAGATGGCGGAAGATATATACCAGATTGCGGGTCTATCTGCTATCTGCTTGAGATTGCAACAAAGAAAAAACCTGTTTTTGTTGGAAAACCTTCTTCTATAATGGTTGATATAATCTCAAATCTCAAAAAGGTTGATAGAAAAAGGATTGCAATGATAGGAGATAGACTTTACACAGACATAAAAATGGCAAAGGATAGCGGTATGGTTGCTATTTTGGTTTTGTCTGGCGAGACAAAGATGGAAGATGTTGAGGCTTCATCTTTAAAGCCAGATTTGATTTATAGTTCAATAATGGATTTATATTATGACATGAAGCTTAGCTTTGGAGGTTGA
- a CDS encoding glycosyltransferase: MNLIILTIGFPHPKRDVFVGNEIDILTKFFDRIYIVPIWPGKVLPRKLKNLKKYIQNPKVEVAEIEFGLKEILLLTPKLLKIILSEAFKALFSSKPFSYKLLSLWMLFRWTFITNITLANLERLINKYNITTQDTILYSYWFHFLALSVAICKKPFALKVSRAHGSDLYEEIYPQPCKKFIIENIDRIFACSKMGAEYITRRYQTEKAEVSYLGTFNKHDVNIDKKRDEIFKLVSCARLASVKRIDKIVGSLEKIYSIKISWIHIGDGELLEKIKSYAQEKLDNKRNIQFKFLGFMKNEDILSLYAKENFNLFVNTSQSEGLPVSIMEAMSFGIPVVATDVGGTKEIVKNGINGFLLDKNFSDFELASLIEKFATMSEEDYKKFCYGARKTWEENFNAQKCYEDFAKRLLTLAASKNKKGEACR; this comes from the coding sequence TTGAACTTAATTATTCTTACCATAGGTTTTCCGCATCCTAAAAGGGATGTTTTTGTTGGGAATGAAATAGATATTTTAACAAAGTTTTTCGATAGGATATATATTGTACCTATCTGGCCAGGGAAGGTGTTACCAAGGAAACTAAAAAACCTAAAAAAATATATTCAAAATCCTAAAGTTGAAGTGGCAGAAATAGAATTTGGTTTGAAAGAGATTTTACTTTTGACCCCCAAACTTTTAAAGATTATATTAAGTGAAGCATTCAAAGCACTATTTTCTTCAAAGCCTTTTTCATACAAGCTTTTAAGTTTATGGATGCTTTTTAGATGGACTTTTATTACAAATATTACACTTGCCAATTTAGAAAGACTTATAAATAAATACAATATTACCACGCAAGACACCATCCTTTATTCATACTGGTTTCACTTTTTAGCGTTATCAGTAGCAATTTGCAAAAAGCCTTTTGCACTAAAGGTTTCAAGGGCGCACGGTTCGGACCTTTATGAAGAGATCTATCCTCAGCCATGCAAAAAGTTTATAATTGAAAATATTGATAGAATTTTTGCCTGTTCAAAGATGGGTGCTGAGTATATAACCAGAAGGTATCAAACAGAGAAAGCAGAAGTGTCGTATTTGGGGACTTTTAATAAACACGATGTTAACATTGATAAAAAAAGAGATGAAATTTTCAAACTTGTCAGCTGCGCAAGGCTTGCTTCTGTTAAGAGGATTGACAAGATTGTTGGTAGCCTTGAAAAGATTTACAGCATTAAAATTTCGTGGATTCATATTGGCGATGGGGAGCTTTTGGAAAAAATAAAATCATATGCTCAAGAAAAACTGGACAATAAAAGAAACATTCAATTCAAATTTTTGGGGTTTATGAAAAATGAAGATATTTTAAGCTTATATGCAAAAGAAAACTTTAATCTATTTGTAAACACAAGCCAGTCAGAAGGCCTTCCGGTGTCTATCATGGAAGCAATGTCGTTTGGAATACCTGTTGTAGCAACAGATGTTGGTGGGACTAAAGAGATTGTAAAAAATGGAATAAACGGCTTTTTGCTTGACAAAAACTTTTCAGACTTTGAGCTTGCAAGCCTTATAGAAAAATTTGCTACCATGAGCGAAGAAGATTATAAAAAGTTTTGCTATGGTGCAAGAAAGACATGGGAAGAGAATTTCAATGCTCAAAAGTGTTATGAAGATTTTGCAAAAAGACTTTTGACTTTGGCAGCATCAAAAAATAAAAAAGGGGAAGCTTGTAGATGA
- a CDS encoding ArsR/SmtB family transcription factor: protein MNNQTDSKKVDLCSCTVIHNDIVQKVKESIPDEEVMFDLSEFFKVFSDSTRIKILSSLLISEMCVCDLAAVLSTSKSAISHQLRLLKAFRLVKNRKAGKVVYYSLSDDHVKSIIELGLAHLSENQ, encoded by the coding sequence TTGAATAATCAAACTGACTCTAAAAAGGTTGATTTGTGTAGCTGTACTGTAATTCATAATGATATTGTACAAAAAGTAAAAGAAAGTATTCCAGATGAAGAAGTTATGTTTGATCTTTCTGAATTTTTCAAAGTTTTTTCAGACTCAACACGAATAAAGATATTAAGTAGTCTTTTAATCTCTGAGATGTGTGTATGCGACTTAGCAGCAGTATTAAGTACATCTAAGTCGGCAATATCTCATCAGTTAAGACTACTTAAAGCATTCAGGTTAGTAAAGAATAGAAAGGCTGGCAAGGTTGTGTATTATTCTCTGTCGGATGACCATGTAAAAAGTATAATTGAACTTGGTCTTGCACATCTTAGCGAAAACCAGTAG
- a CDS encoding heavy metal translocating P-type ATPase produces the protein MAKVNIELILENLSCANCAQKIEENVSKLPFAEDVSLNFVTKKLSAKVDQKHLSTFVEAVKKIVNEIEPEVRVLVTPKEKPMINISEILVLVISFIFFGIGLFTKREHYSLIFFLFSYLLSGKNVILNFFKNLRKLQVFDENFLMTVATLTAIFLKEYPEAASVMLLYKIGQILEDVAINKSRKTIQALKHLEIEYANLKIGNSIRKVNPKDVVPGDIVVVKPGERVPVDGTVVSGKSFLDTSAITGESKLFAVQPNDKVLAGSVVVDGFLEVKAKSFFKDSAFHRIVEIVENASVNKSKTEKFITRFAKVYTPAVVITAIALAMLPPLLFAQPFSLWIYRAAIFLIISCPCSLVISVPLSYFASISRLSSKGILVKGSQFIDILASEIGSFLFDKTGTITNGTLSVEKIVPVGISQQEFLKILISLESLSNHPIAKSILNQVEEKNISLHSVQEVKEHPGRGIEGIVEGKKVLIGTKEFLQENGVKIGYSFEISPEFSYIYVSCEGKFCGYVALKDSLKDDVKKVFTHLKSFGSKIYILTGDKKEAAEKIAKDLPIDGIYSNLLPEEKVKVAEKIKLENKERKYIVYVGDGINDSPVLSVCDVGISFAKNGSYLATLAADIVLLDEKLYKIVNLVKDSRFTRKIVIQNISLSLGIKFTVMFLGVLGIANLWEAVAADTGAMLLAVLNSLRVLKR, from the coding sequence TTGGCAAAAGTAAATATAGAATTAATTTTGGAAAATCTTTCATGTGCTAATTGTGCTCAAAAGATTGAAGAAAATGTTTCAAAGCTTCCTTTTGCTGAAGACGTTTCGCTAAACTTTGTAACAAAGAAACTCTCAGCAAAGGTTGACCAGAAACATTTAAGCACATTTGTTGAAGCAGTAAAGAAGATTGTAAACGAAATTGAACCAGAAGTTAGAGTACTTGTTACACCTAAGGAAAAACCAATGATAAATATAAGCGAAATCTTAGTGTTAGTAATTTCTTTTATATTTTTTGGAATAGGTCTTTTTACAAAAAGAGAACATTATTCATTAATCTTTTTCCTTTTTTCATACCTTCTTTCGGGAAAAAATGTTATATTAAACTTCTTTAAAAACCTTAGAAAACTTCAAGTGTTTGATGAAAATTTCTTAATGACAGTGGCAACACTAACAGCTATTTTTTTAAAGGAATACCCTGAAGCAGCCTCTGTTATGCTTCTTTACAAAATTGGGCAAATACTTGAGGATGTTGCTATAAACAAGTCAAGAAAAACTATACAGGCTCTCAAACACCTTGAAATAGAGTATGCAAATTTGAAAATTGGCAATAGCATCAGGAAAGTAAATCCAAAAGATGTTGTACCTGGTGATATAGTAGTGGTAAAACCGGGGGAAAGAGTGCCGGTTGATGGAACTGTAGTATCTGGCAAATCATTCTTGGATACATCTGCTATAACAGGTGAGTCAAAACTTTTTGCTGTTCAGCCAAATGACAAAGTTTTAGCTGGCAGCGTTGTAGTTGACGGTTTTTTGGAAGTCAAAGCTAAAAGTTTTTTCAAGGATTCTGCATTTCACAGAATAGTTGAGATTGTTGAAAATGCATCTGTAAATAAATCTAAAACCGAAAAATTCATAACAAGATTTGCAAAGGTTTATACCCCTGCGGTAGTTATTACGGCAATAGCATTAGCTATGTTACCACCACTGTTATTTGCCCAGCCTTTTTCGCTGTGGATTTACAGGGCAGCTATCTTTTTAATCATCTCCTGCCCTTGTAGCCTTGTTATATCTGTCCCACTTTCATATTTTGCATCAATTTCAAGACTTTCTTCGAAGGGAATACTGGTAAAAGGATCACAATTTATAGATATTCTTGCATCAGAAATAGGTAGTTTTCTTTTTGATAAAACTGGAACAATCACTAATGGAACTCTTTCTGTTGAAAAGATAGTACCTGTGGGAATTTCTCAACAAGAATTTTTGAAAATTCTTATAAGTCTTGAAAGTCTTTCGAATCACCCAATAGCAAAATCTATATTAAATCAAGTTGAAGAGAAAAATATTTCTTTGCATTCAGTGCAAGAGGTCAAAGAACATCCAGGAAGGGGAATAGAAGGAATTGTTGAGGGCAAAAAAGTTTTAATAGGTACAAAAGAGTTTTTGCAGGAAAACGGAGTTAAAATTGGGTATAGCTTTGAAATATCACCCGAATTTTCGTACATCTATGTATCGTGCGAAGGTAAATTCTGTGGGTATGTTGCCTTGAAAGATTCTTTAAAAGATGATGTAAAGAAGGTTTTTACTCACCTCAAAAGTTTTGGTTCAAAAATATACATCCTGACAGGTGACAAGAAAGAGGCGGCTGAAAAAATTGCAAAAGACCTTCCAATAGACGGTATTTATTCAAATCTCCTTCCAGAGGAGAAGGTAAAAGTAGCTGAAAAAATAAAACTTGAAAATAAAGAACGAAAATATATTGTATATGTGGGAGATGGAATAAATGATTCACCAGTGCTCTCTGTGTGTGACGTAGGAATTTCATTTGCAAAAAATGGCAGTTATCTTGCAACATTGGCAGCAGATATTGTTCTTCTTGATGAAAAGCTTTATAAGATTGTAAATTTAGTAAAAGATTCAAGGTTCACAAGAAAGATTGTTATTCAAAATATTTCTCTTTCTCTCGGAATAAAATTTACAGTAATGTTTTTAGGAGTTTTAGGAATTGCAAACCTGTGGGAAGCAGTTGCGGCAGACACTGGTGCAATGCTTTTAGCAGTTTTAAATTCTTTGAGAGTGCTCAAAAGATAA
- a CDS encoding bifunctional nuclease family protein: MIEMYVKNVAFFEEGGGFAVLLCDKNNKMVLPIFIGPLEAQSIALALEKQKFPRPLTHDLMVEIMQKFSIFIQKVVITDIKDGTYFAQLHLRDYNNVISIIDSRPSDAIALALRVNCPIYMAPKLIEFTYKYEELIPQ, translated from the coding sequence ATGATAGAGATGTATGTAAAAAACGTTGCATTTTTTGAAGAGGGGGGAGGATTTGCGGTTCTTTTGTGCGACAAGAACAATAAAATGGTTCTCCCTATCTTCATAGGACCACTTGAAGCTCAGTCAATTGCACTTGCCCTAGAAAAACAAAAGTTTCCACGCCCTTTGACACATGATTTGATGGTTGAGATTATGCAAAAGTTTTCAATTTTTATCCAAAAGGTTGTAATTACAGACATCAAGGATGGAACATACTTTGCGCAGCTTCATTTAAGAGACTACAACAATGTAATTTCTATCATAGACTCAAGGCCGAGCGACGCAATTGCGCTTGCTTTGAGAGTAAACTGCCCAATTTATATGGCCCCAAAACTTATAGAGTTTACCTATAAGTATGAAGAGCTGATACCACAATAA
- a CDS encoding PIG-L deacetylase family protein — translation MPPFKAKSVGSRIYKKPQNERRIRFKRKYILYAFVVWIVANVLVFLAREYISNYFFSAQLPQLHVENYKRILIFAPHCDDETLSSAGVIQRALLSGSKVKVVVMTNGDGFTRAAGQNFGKIRLTPDDYIRFGYLRQNETIHALEDLGLKREDIIFLGYPDRGLRFLWEKYFDSKVGYFNPLTRTFRSPYSNSYQKAVEYKGINVVRNIQSIIKSFEPDLIIYPYSRDQHPDHWATSAFIKFSILTLNYKCEEWQYLVHRGDWPTPFGKHPQMYLVPPFKLAFTDTKWYQVPLDDYMIERKSNSISDYHSQMKVMRGFLEAFVRQNELFAKLDSKDAKKYNGDNLFSEKYLVGKEPTHDIWSLIFEKGADIEAIFAAHDSKNIYIGIKMVGSAKKLISYYLHIRVFENNKYLGRIYVSISGNKMNAIKTMTTHTFSFQNVKMRRKMNQIEIIFPKKDLKNPNMLYLSVRTEFLGRQLDRSAWKVIELR, via the coding sequence ATGCCACCGTTTAAAGCTAAAAGTGTGGGAAGTAGAATTTACAAAAAACCTCAGAATGAAAGAAGAATAAGATTTAAGCGAAAATACATTTTATATGCATTTGTTGTATGGATTGTTGCAAATGTTCTTGTATTTTTAGCAAGAGAGTATATCTCAAACTACTTTTTTTCAGCTCAACTTCCACAGCTTCATGTTGAAAATTACAAACGGATACTTATCTTTGCCCCACACTGTGACGACGAAACCTTGTCTTCTGCAGGTGTGATACAAAGAGCACTTTTGAGTGGAAGTAAAGTTAAAGTTGTTGTCATGACAAATGGGGATGGTTTTACCCGTGCTGCAGGTCAGAACTTTGGCAAGATAAGACTTACTCCTGATGACTATATAAGATTTGGCTATCTTCGGCAGAACGAAACCATCCATGCGCTTGAGGACTTGGGTTTGAAAAGGGAAGATATAATTTTTTTAGGATATCCTGATAGGGGTTTGAGGTTTTTATGGGAAAAATATTTTGATTCTAAGGTGGGATATTTTAATCCTTTAACGCGCACATTCAGAAGTCCATATTCAAACTCCTATCAGAAGGCAGTAGAATATAAAGGAATTAACGTTGTGAGAAATATTCAGAGCATAATAAAATCATTTGAACCTGATTTAATCATATACCCATACTCACGCGACCAGCATCCTGACCACTGGGCAACATCGGCATTTATTAAGTTTTCAATATTGACACTAAACTATAAGTGCGAGGAGTGGCAATATCTTGTGCACAGGGGGGACTGGCCGACTCCTTTTGGCAAACACCCTCAGATGTACCTTGTCCCACCTTTTAAGCTTGCGTTTACAGATACAAAGTGGTATCAGGTACCACTGGATGACTATATGATAGAAAGAAAATCAAATTCAATCTCAGACTACCACTCTCAGATGAAGGTCATGAGAGGATTTTTGGAGGCATTTGTTCGTCAAAACGAACTATTCGCAAAATTAGATAGCAAAGATGCAAAAAAATATAATGGCGACAATCTGTTTTCAGAAAAGTATTTAGTTGGCAAGGAACCGACACATGACATATGGTCACTCATTTTTGAAAAAGGTGCTGATATTGAAGCAATATTTGCAGCACACGATAGTAAAAACATCTATATAGGTATCAAAATGGTTGGTTCTGCTAAGAAACTTATTTCATATTATCTTCACATAAGGGTTTTCGAAAATAACAAGTATCTTGGTAGAATTTATGTTTCAATTTCTGGGAACAAGATGAATGCAATAAAAACCATGACAACCCATACTTTTTCATTTCAAAATGTAAAAATGAGAAGAAAAATGAATCAGATTGAAATAATATTTCCTAAAAAAGACTTAAAAAATCCGAACATGCTTTATTTAAGCGTGCGTACAGAATTTCTTGGTCGTCAGCTTGACAGAAGCGCATGGAAGGTAATAGAACTGAGGTAA
- a CDS encoding TatD family nuclease-associated radical SAM protein, translated as MGMITYTIDNKLYINVTNKCTNSCIFCIRNTERGLGEGYDLWLDHDPTAEEILLEIKDPQKYDEIVFCGYGEPLIRLDVVIEVAKKLKEITSVPLRVNTNGHASYIHKKNVPQLLSNLIDRISISLNAPNKERYNEICKPFNEDIYDYVIEFIKDSKKYIKEVWVSCVDIISKKEIEECKEIAQKLGVNFKLRTYEE; from the coding sequence ATGGGAATGATAACATACACAATTGACAACAAGTTATATATCAATGTTACAAACAAATGCACAAACTCATGCATATTCTGTATAAGAAACACTGAGAGAGGGCTTGGCGAAGGGTATGACCTGTGGCTTGACCATGACCCAACAGCCGAGGAGATACTTCTTGAAATAAAAGACCCGCAAAAATATGATGAGATTGTATTTTGTGGCTATGGTGAGCCACTTATCAGACTTGATGTTGTAATTGAGGTGGCAAAAAAGCTAAAAGAAATAACTTCAGTGCCGCTGAGGGTTAACACAAATGGTCATGCATCTTATATTCACAAAAAGAATGTACCCCAGCTTTTGTCAAACCTTATTGACAGGATATCAATAAGTCTCAATGCTCCAAACAAAGAAAGGTACAATGAAATTTGCAAACCGTTTAATGAAGATATATATGACTACGTGATTGAATTTATAAAAGACAGCAAAAAATATATAAAGGAAGTTTGGGTTTCGTGCGTAGATATAATTTCAAAAAAGGAAATAGAAGAATGCAAAGAAATTGCTCAAAAGTTAGGAGTAAATTTCAAGCTAAGGACTTATGAGGAATAA
- a CDS encoding TatD family hydrolase: MIVDVHAHYDDEAFLNDLEDVMAKLKDENIIAISSSSSIESSIENIEIAKKYKNIYITVGIHPHEAKDAPSSFEDILFELAKFEKNVAIGEIGLDYHYDFSPRDVQKEIFIRQIEVAKALNLPIVVHSREAHKDTLDIILDKAIGKIPVLIHCYSGSVEMSRILKKYGIYISVGGVVTFQNAKKLVEVVKEYPLELLMLETDSPYLTPHPHRGKRNDSTYLKYVITKIAEIKGVSEDEIIEKTTKNAMNVFGIK, from the coding sequence ATGATAGTTGATGTTCATGCTCATTATGATGATGAGGCTTTTTTGAACGATTTAGAGGATGTGATGGCAAAGCTAAAAGACGAGAATATAATTGCCATCTCATCCTCTTCTTCTATTGAGTCTTCAATAGAAAATATTGAAATTGCAAAGAAATATAAGAACATTTATATAACTGTTGGAATTCATCCTCACGAGGCAAAAGATGCACCAAGCAGTTTTGAGGATATACTTTTTGAACTTGCAAAGTTTGAAAAGAACGTTGCAATTGGTGAGATTGGGCTTGATTACCATTATGATTTTTCACCAAGAGATGTTCAAAAAGAGATATTTATTAGACAGATTGAGGTTGCAAAAGCTTTAAATCTTCCAATAGTTGTTCATTCAAGGGAAGCACATAAAGATACCTTAGATATTATTCTTGATAAAGCAATTGGGAAGATTCCAGTTTTGATACATTGCTATTCAGGAAGTGTTGAGATGAGCAGGATTTTGAAAAAGTATGGCATTTATATTTCGGTAGGTGGTGTTGTAACTTTTCAAAATGCGAAAAAGCTTGTTGAAGTTGTAAAAGAGTACCCTCTTGAACTTTTGATGCTTGAAACAGACAGTCCTTATCTTACTCCTCATCCGCATAGAGGTAAGCGCAATGATTCAACATATTTGAAATATGTAATAACAAAAATTGCAGAGATAAAGGGAGTATCTGAAGATGAGATAATTGAAAAAACAACTAAAAATGCCATGAATGTGTTTGGTATTAAATAA
- the metG gene encoding methionine--tRNA ligase, with protein MEKPKFYITTPIYYPSDKLHIGHTYCTVAADTIARYKRLRGYDVYFLTGTDEHGQKIERKAQEVGKTPQEYVDEIVTSIKDLWKLMNISYDDFIRTTEERHKKVVQKIFTKLYEQGDIYKSEYEGWYCTPCESFWLDRQLVDGKCPDCGRPVERAREESYFFRLSKYQDVLVKYIEDHPDFIVPQSRANEMINNFIKPGLEDVCVSRTTIKWGIPVPFDPEHVIYVWIDALSNYITALGYMSEDDSKFKKYWPADVHLVGKEIVRFHTIIWPAMLMALGLPLPKMVFGHGWLLLEGGKMSKSKGNVVDPVILAQKYGVDSLRYFLLREIPFGADGHFSEDALKTRHNSDLANDLGNLLSRTVAMIEKYFDGFIHLPEEKEELDNELITLAKETYEKVCKYLDDLQFSNALIEIWKLIARANKYIDQTMPWVLGKDKSKYPRLKTVLYNLAEVLRIVAILIEPFMPQTTPKILQQLGISKDENTDITTWESASQFGLIPEGTKVQKGEPIFPRIVEKEENAMEDTNKQEVKKPEGAVPADDKNEEQKEYVTIEDFAKIELKVAKILEAEKIEGADKLLKLIVDLGDEKRQIVAGIAKHYTPDELVGKKIVVVANLKPAKLRGVESQGMLLAASIGDELCLITPEKDIKEGAKVK; from the coding sequence ATGGAAAAGCCAAAATTTTATATAACCACGCCTATATATTATCCATCGGACAAACTTCATATTGGTCACACATACTGCACAGTTGCAGCAGATACCATCGCAAGGTACAAAAGGCTCAGAGGATACGATGTATATTTCCTAACAGGGACAGATGAGCATGGGCAAAAGATAGAAAGAAAAGCGCAGGAAGTTGGCAAGACTCCACAAGAGTATGTCGACGAGATAGTCACGTCAATAAAAGATCTTTGGAAGCTAATGAATATCTCATATGATGACTTTATAAGAACAACAGAGGAACGTCACAAAAAGGTTGTTCAAAAGATATTCACAAAACTTTACGAGCAAGGTGATATCTACAAGAGCGAGTATGAGGGTTGGTACTGTACACCATGTGAGTCTTTCTGGCTTGACAGGCAGCTTGTTGACGGCAAATGCCCTGACTGTGGTAGACCTGTTGAGAGGGCAAGGGAAGAGAGCTATTTTTTCAGGCTCTCAAAATACCAGGATGTACTTGTAAAGTATATTGAAGATCATCCGGATTTTATTGTTCCACAGTCACGGGCGAATGAGATGATAAACAATTTCATAAAGCCAGGGCTGGAGGATGTGTGCGTTTCGCGAACAACTATAAAATGGGGAATTCCTGTGCCGTTTGACCCCGAACATGTAATCTATGTTTGGATAGATGCACTTTCAAACTATATAACAGCACTGGGGTACATGAGTGAAGATGATAGCAAGTTTAAAAAATATTGGCCCGCAGATGTACATCTTGTTGGGAAAGAGATTGTAAGATTCCACACTATAATTTGGCCAGCAATGCTGATGGCACTGGGTCTTCCTCTTCCAAAAATGGTATTTGGTCATGGCTGGCTACTTTTAGAGGGTGGCAAGATGTCAAAGTCAAAAGGAAATGTAGTGGATCCAGTAATACTTGCGCAAAAGTACGGAGTTGATAGTCTAAGGTATTTCCTCTTGAGAGAGATTCCATTTGGTGCAGATGGTCACTTTTCAGAAGATGCTTTAAAGACAAGGCATAACAGTGACCTTGCAAACGACCTTGGAAATTTATTGTCAAGAACAGTCGCAATGATTGAAAAGTATTTTGATGGATTTATCCATCTTCCTGAAGAAAAAGAAGAACTTGATAATGAACTAATAACCTTGGCAAAGGAAACATACGAAAAGGTGTGCAAATACCTTGATGATCTACAATTTTCAAATGCCTTGATAGAAATCTGGAAGCTGATTGCAAGAGCAAACAAGTATATTGACCAGACAATGCCATGGGTGCTTGGCAAGGATAAATCCAAGTATCCGCGTCTAAAAACAGTCTTGTACAACTTAGCAGAGGTTTTGAGAATTGTAGCAATTTTGATAGAACCTTTTATGCCACAGACAACCCCAAAGATTTTACAGCAGCTTGGAATTTCAAAAGATGAAAATACTGATATAACCACTTGGGAGAGTGCTTCGCAGTTTGGTTTAATTCCGGAAGGAACAAAGGTTCAAAAAGGTGAGCCTATTTTCCCAAGAATAGTTGAGAAGGAGGAAAATGCTATGGAAGATACGAACAAGCAAGAAGTTAAAAAACCAGAAGGTGCAGTACCTGCAGATGATAAAAATGAAGAGCAGAAAGAGTACGTCACAATAGAGGATTTTGCAAAGATTGAACTAAAGGTTGCCAAAATTTTAGAAGCAGAAAAGATTGAAGGGGCAGACAAACTGCTTAAACTCATTGTTGATTTAGGAGATGAAAAACGACAAATAGTTGCAGGTATTGCAAAACACTACACGCCTGATGAGCTTGTTGGCAAAAAGATTGTGGTTGTTGCAAATTTAAAGCCTGCAAAGCTAAGAGGTGTTGAGTCGCAGGGGATGCTTTTAGCAGCGTCAATTGGTGATGAGCTTTGCTTAATTACTCCTGAAAAAGATATAAAAGAAGGTGCTAAAGTAAAGTGA